One Desulfovibrio fairfieldensis genomic window carries:
- a CDS encoding NifB/NifX family molybdenum-iron cluster-binding protein, whose product MSKTILAVPSVQPGGLDAGMGMHFGHCDLYTIVELEDGAVTGHSTLPSLAHQQGGCLAPVQYLAEHGVNALLAGGMGMRPLMGFNQMGIQVYFAGNYPTVGAAVQAFSEGKLTPFTMEHTCGGGRH is encoded by the coding sequence ATGAGCAAGACCATTCTGGCCGTTCCCTCGGTTCAGCCCGGCGGCCTGGATGCCGGCATGGGCATGCATTTCGGTCATTGCGACCTGTACACCATCGTGGAGCTGGAAGACGGCGCGGTGACCGGGCATTCCACCCTTCCATCCCTGGCGCACCAGCAGGGCGGCTGCCTGGCGCCCGTCCAGTATCTGGCCGAGCACGGAGTCAACGCGCTGCTGGCCGGGGGCATGGGCATGCGCCCGCTCATGGGCTTCAATCAGATGGGCATCCAGGTTTACTTCGCGGGCAATTATCCCACCGTGGGCGCGGCCGTGCAGGCTTTCAGCGAAGGAAAGCTGACGCCCTTCACCATGGAACACACCTGCGGCGGCGGCCGGCATTAG
- a CDS encoding flagellar basal body-associated FliL family protein, which produces MAAKDSAREAPALPEGQAEKPKKKSKAKRLVILLAILLMTLSGAGLGAYWWLYLRTPGSGAAHAPAPAKTEAPAPSAAAGGASTPVPSAPASGAPVSGSAGNAADAPRIERQSDLPRSAGLVLPLPPITVNLSDPGGRRYLKLGMEVEVNADVSEALKAQNARIRDAVIMLLAGKSFTDIATPDGKVLLKAEVAARLNQILGAQRVIRVYFTDFVVE; this is translated from the coding sequence ATGGCAGCCAAGGACAGCGCCAGGGAAGCCCCGGCCCTGCCGGAAGGGCAGGCCGAAAAGCCCAAGAAGAAATCCAAAGCCAAGCGCCTCGTCATTCTTTTGGCGATTCTGCTGATGACGCTCAGCGGCGCGGGCCTTGGCGCGTACTGGTGGCTGTATCTGCGCACGCCCGGCAGCGGCGCGGCCCACGCGCCGGCTCCGGCCAAGACGGAAGCCCCCGCCCCTTCGGCGGCAGCGGGCGGCGCCTCGACACCGGTCCCGTCCGCGCCCGCGTCCGGAGCCCCGGTCTCCGGCTCAGCCGGAAACGCGGCCGACGCGCCGCGCATCGAGCGCCAGAGCGATCTGCCCCGCAGCGCGGGCCTGGTTCTGCCTCTGCCGCCCATCACGGTCAACTTGTCGGACCCCGGCGGGCGGCGTTATCTCAAGCTGGGCATGGAAGTGGAAGTCAATGCCGACGTGTCGGAAGCGCTCAAAGCCCAGAATGCGCGCATCCGCGATGCCGTCATCATGTTGTTGGCGGGCAAGAGTTTCACGGACATTGCCACGCCCGACGGCAAGGTGCTGCTCAAGGCCGAAGTGGCGGCGCGGCTCAATCAGATTCTGGGCGCGCAACGCGTGATCCGAGTCTATTTTACGGATTTTGTGGTGGAATAA
- the fliP gene encoding flagellar type III secretion system pore protein FliP (The bacterial flagellar biogenesis protein FliP forms a type III secretion system (T3SS)-type pore required for flagellar assembly.), producing the protein MSRTTQIFTRSWRKPGAAGLLTASLLILLPDLAFAAQDLSLPAMSLTLSGGAPEPTKVSVLLEILFLLTVLSVAPAIMLTVTSFTRIIIVFSFLRQAMGVQQLPPTQILASLAIFMTVVIMFPVGKQINDQALQPYLNEQIDYKVALDRAQAPLRTFMFKHTREKDLSVFYAITQMELPKNKEEVPTMLLAAAYVISELKTAFTIGFLIYIPFLVLDMVISSVLLAMGMMMLPPMMVSMPFKLLLFVMVDGWNLLVGSLVNSFLL; encoded by the coding sequence ATGAGCCGCACGACGCAGATTTTCACGAGATCATGGAGGAAGCCCGGCGCGGCGGGCCTGCTGACGGCAAGCCTGCTGATCCTGCTGCCTGACCTGGCTTTCGCGGCGCAGGATCTCAGCCTGCCCGCCATGTCCCTCACGCTGTCCGGCGGCGCGCCGGAACCGACGAAAGTCTCGGTGCTGCTGGAAATCCTCTTCCTGCTCACCGTGCTTTCCGTGGCCCCGGCCATCATGCTCACGGTCACCAGCTTCACCCGCATCATCATCGTCTTCAGCTTTCTGCGCCAAGCCATGGGCGTGCAGCAGCTGCCGCCCACCCAGATCCTTGCCAGCCTCGCCATTTTTATGACGGTGGTCATCATGTTTCCGGTGGGCAAGCAGATCAACGATCAGGCCCTGCAACCCTATCTCAACGAACAGATCGACTACAAGGTGGCGCTGGACCGGGCCCAGGCCCCGTTGCGCACCTTCATGTTCAAGCACACCCGCGAGAAGGACCTCTCGGTCTTCTATGCCATCACCCAGATGGAACTTCCCAAGAACAAGGAAGAAGTGCCCACCATGCTGCTGGCCGCCGCCTATGTGATCAGCGAGCTCAAGACGGCCTTCACCATCGGCTTTCTGATCTACATTCCCTTTCTTGTGCTGGATATGGTCATTTCCAGCGTGCTGCTGGCCATGGGCATGATGATGTTGCCGCCCATGATGGTTTCCATGCCCTTCAAGCTCCTGCTCTTTGTGATGGTGGACGGCTGGAATCTGTTGGTGGGCTCGCTGGTCAACAGTTTTTTGCTTTAG
- a CDS encoding 4Fe-4S dicluster domain-containing protein: MRIAMASGKGGAGKTTVTASLASVWDGPCLVVDADVEAPNLHLFLHPELSAPESVYLEVPVLDKERCTNCGACREICAYKAIARLGAKIMIFPDMCHGCGGCFAVCEAQALSVGRRELGVVQFGTALDGKARFLMGRSRIGEAMTPPLLRGLENALAAMLAQDGADVLLDAPPGVSCPAMTVARQADMIVLVAEPTPFGFHDFRLAHTAFSRLGKPLAVIMNRAGIPDNLAGDALLRAYCAEQELPLLAELPFERAAAESYARGRLPVLDSEAWRERFRLLRTALRHQAGEVRHA, from the coding sequence ATGCGTATAGCCATGGCAAGCGGCAAAGGCGGGGCCGGAAAGACCACGGTCACGGCCTCCCTGGCATCGGTTTGGGACGGCCCCTGCCTGGTCGTGGACGCGGATGTGGAAGCGCCCAATCTGCATCTTTTTCTGCATCCCGAACTGTCGGCCCCGGAAAGCGTCTATCTGGAAGTGCCCGTGCTGGACAAGGAGCGCTGCACCAACTGCGGCGCGTGCCGGGAAATCTGCGCCTACAAGGCCATTGCGCGTCTGGGCGCGAAAATCATGATTTTTCCGGACATGTGCCACGGCTGCGGCGGTTGTTTCGCCGTGTGCGAAGCCCAGGCGCTGAGCGTCGGGCGGCGTGAGCTGGGTGTAGTGCAGTTTGGCACGGCGTTGGACGGCAAGGCACGCTTTCTCATGGGCCGCAGCCGGATCGGCGAGGCCATGACCCCGCCGCTGTTGCGCGGGCTGGAGAATGCCTTGGCTGCCATGCTGGCGCAGGACGGGGCCGATGTGCTGCTGGACGCGCCTCCGGGCGTGAGTTGCCCGGCCATGACCGTGGCACGCCAGGCGGATATGATCGTGCTGGTGGCCGAACCCACGCCCTTCGGCTTTCATGATTTCCGGCTGGCGCACACCGCGTTCAGCCGTCTGGGCAAGCCGCTGGCCGTGATTATGAATCGTGCGGGCATACCGGACAACCTGGCCGGGGACGCGCTGCTGCGCGCCTACTGCGCGGAGCAGGAGTTGCCTCTTCTGGCCGAGCTGCCTTTTGAGCGCGCCGCCGCCGAGAGCTATGCGCGCGGACGTTTGCCGGTGCTGGACTCCGAGGCTTGGCGGGAGCGCTTCCGCCTCTTGCGGACGGCGCTGCGCCATCAGGCCGGGGAGGTGCGCCATGCGTGA
- a CDS encoding NifB/NifX family molybdenum-iron cluster-binding protein, translated as MKIAVSSEGPGLDSMVDPRFGRAAGFVLVDTDSMAAEYLDNGASQILAQGAGIETAERLAGAGIRAVLSGYVGPKAFAALQAADIAVYQDLDGRSVREAVRCYLEGGVTAADAPNKQA; from the coding sequence ATGAAAATTGCCGTTTCCAGCGAAGGGCCGGGCCTGGATTCCATGGTGGACCCCCGTTTCGGCCGAGCCGCCGGTTTTGTATTGGTGGATACGGACAGTATGGCCGCTGAATATCTGGACAATGGAGCCTCGCAGATTCTGGCTCAGGGCGCGGGTATTGAAACCGCCGAGCGCTTGGCCGGGGCCGGGATACGGGCCGTGCTGAGCGGCTATGTGGGGCCCAAGGCTTTTGCGGCCCTGCAGGCGGCGGATATCGCCGTCTATCAGGACCTGGACGGCCGCAGCGTGCGTGAAGCCGTGCGCTGTTATCTGGAAGGCGGCGTTACAGCCGCCGATGCCCCCAACAAGCAGGCCTGA
- a CDS encoding DUF134 domain-containing protein, whose amino-acid sequence MPRPCHCRRVAALPKMTYFKPRGVPMSELAECRLSVDGLEALRLADYQDLNMDEAAARMGVSRHTFGRLLRKARRCVAEALIEGHALRIEGGVCALVDTSETQGALDMSQSILVAVPSDAPGGLEAAPSAHFGHCDVYTLARVENGAVSDVRVLPNSGHEHGNCLQPVQELAQQGVTALLAGGMGMRPLSAMQAAGVTVYHNAGQATVGDALKAFAAGKLQPFGTEQLCKGGCNHH is encoded by the coding sequence ATGCCCAGACCCTGTCACTGCCGCCGTGTGGCCGCCTTGCCCAAGATGACCTATTTCAAGCCACGGGGCGTGCCCATGAGCGAGCTGGCGGAATGCCGGCTTTCCGTGGACGGACTGGAAGCCCTGCGCCTGGCCGATTATCAGGATCTGAACATGGACGAGGCCGCCGCCCGTATGGGCGTTTCGAGGCATACCTTCGGCAGGCTGCTGCGCAAGGCGCGCCGTTGCGTGGCCGAAGCCCTCATTGAGGGACATGCCCTGCGCATTGAAGGCGGCGTCTGCGCCCTGGTGGATACATCTGAAACGCAAGGAGCTCTAGATATGAGTCAATCCATTCTGGTGGCCGTTCCCTCAGACGCGCCCGGCGGGCTGGAAGCCGCGCCCAGCGCCCACTTCGGCCACTGCGACGTCTATACCCTGGCCCGCGTGGAAAACGGGGCCGTCAGCGATGTGCGCGTGCTGCCCAACAGCGGGCATGAGCACGGCAATTGCCTCCAGCCCGTGCAGGAACTGGCGCAGCAGGGGGTCACCGCGCTGCTGGCCGGGGGCATGGGCATGCGCCCGCTCAGCGCCATGCAGGCCGCGGGCGTCACGGTCTATCACAATGCCGGGCAGGCCACGGTGGGCGATGCCCTGAAGGCCTTTGCCGCAGGCAAATTGCAACCCTTCGGCACGGAGCAGTTGTGCAAGGGCGGCTGCAATCACCATTAG
- the fliN gene encoding flagellar motor switch protein FliN — MSQDDQEALAAQWAAQLEEEEAGQPGGDAGAPEAEAGDAGAAAGDQERSPVDDETLAAQWAEALAEDEEDKSGPSTFGGAGAGGGGQTTDAHFKDMTEMSRQPRDNKLKRELDFILDIPLDVSAELGRTRLLINELLQLGQGSVVELNKLAGEPLEVYVNGKLVARGEAVVINEKFGVRLTDIISPIERVKQLG, encoded by the coding sequence ATGTCGCAGGACGATCAGGAAGCCTTGGCCGCGCAGTGGGCGGCACAGCTTGAGGAAGAAGAAGCCGGCCAGCCCGGCGGGGATGCCGGAGCGCCGGAGGCTGAGGCCGGGGACGCCGGAGCCGCCGCCGGGGACCAGGAGCGTTCGCCCGTGGACGACGAGACTCTGGCCGCGCAGTGGGCCGAAGCCCTGGCCGAGGATGAGGAGGACAAAAGCGGTCCGTCCACTTTCGGCGGCGCGGGCGCGGGAGGCGGCGGCCAGACCACGGACGCCCACTTCAAGGATATGACCGAGATGTCCCGCCAGCCCAGGGACAACAAGCTCAAACGCGAACTGGATTTCATCCTGGACATCCCGCTGGACGTCTCGGCGGAGTTGGGCCGTACCCGCCTGCTGATCAATGAACTGCTCCAGTTGGGCCAGGGCTCGGTGGTGGAGTTGAACAAGCTGGCCGGTGAGCCGCTGGAAGTCTATGTCAACGGCAAACTGGTGGCGCGCGGCGAGGCCGTGGTCATCAACGAGAAATTCGGCGTGCGCCTCACCGACATCATCAGTCCCATTGAGCGGGTGAAGCAGCTTGGCTAG
- a CDS encoding GNAT family N-acetyltransferase — protein MNIRLARPGDSAALLRIYAQYIDTPVTFEYTLPSENEFAARIGAISAEYPYLVCEEDGETLGYAYAHRQAEREAYQWNAELSVYLDPASTSRGIGARLYRMLLDILLLQGVRTAYALVTLPNRKSERLHASLGFQTLTIQRKAGFKGGTWHDVAWYTKDLAPHDADPQPILPVERISAERLQQILNTRP, from the coding sequence ATGAATATCAGATTGGCCCGGCCTGGGGACAGCGCGGCGCTGCTGCGCATTTACGCGCAATATATCGACACTCCGGTGACCTTTGAGTACACCCTGCCTTCGGAGAACGAATTCGCCGCGCGTATCGGCGCCATTTCAGCGGAGTATCCGTATCTGGTCTGTGAGGAAGACGGCGAAACGCTCGGCTACGCTTACGCCCACCGACAGGCCGAGCGCGAGGCGTATCAGTGGAACGCGGAATTATCCGTGTATCTCGATCCCGCCTCGACCTCGAGGGGCATCGGCGCACGGCTGTACCGCATGCTGCTGGACATTCTGCTTTTGCAGGGCGTCAGAACGGCATATGCCCTGGTCACGCTTCCCAACCGCAAAAGTGAGCGGCTGCACGCCTCTCTGGGCTTCCAGACGCTCACAATCCAGCGCAAGGCCGGTTTCAAAGGCGGCACATGGCACGACGTTGCCTGGTATACAAAAGACCTCGCTCCCCATGACGCCGATCCGCAGCCGATTTTGCCTGTGGAGCGGATCAGTGCGGAGCGGCTGCAACAGATCCTGAACACGCGTCCGTAA
- a CDS encoding TrmH family RNA methyltransferase, which translates to MNDHSDDAPLLPGLKPVLELLASEPQRVDLVFCKKGLHGPEAREVQNLCRQNGVRFSLVDGAALDRLCRGPRQGRDAVAHQGVVARLAVTGFCGLEELLAAVPDAPLPLLLALDQVQDPGNVGTLCRTLYALGGAGLLLPRHNSAYLGPAARRAAAGALEHLPVAQVTNLAHALDSAEEAGLTIYGAGGAGGAPGPNSLDAFADGMRLPAVLVLGNEDKGLRPGVAKRCAHMLRIPLARPFDSLNVAQAGAVLLGLAASARSRGSVV; encoded by the coding sequence ATGAATGATCACTCCGACGACGCCCCGCTCTTGCCGGGGCTGAAACCCGTGCTGGAACTGCTCGCCTCCGAGCCCCAGCGCGTTGATCTTGTTTTCTGCAAAAAGGGCCTGCACGGCCCTGAAGCGCGGGAGGTGCAGAACCTCTGCCGTCAAAACGGCGTACGCTTCAGCCTGGTGGACGGCGCGGCACTGGACCGCCTTTGCCGGGGCCCGCGCCAGGGGCGCGACGCCGTGGCCCACCAGGGGGTGGTAGCCCGCCTGGCCGTTACCGGCTTCTGCGGACTGGAAGAATTGCTGGCCGCCGTGCCCGACGCGCCCCTGCCCCTGCTGCTGGCCCTGGACCAGGTGCAGGATCCCGGCAATGTGGGCACGCTCTGCCGCACGCTCTACGCCTTGGGCGGAGCGGGCCTGCTGCTGCCCCGGCACAACAGCGCCTACCTGGGCCCCGCCGCCCGGCGGGCCGCCGCCGGGGCTTTGGAGCATCTGCCCGTGGCCCAGGTGACCAACTTGGCCCACGCCCTGGACAGCGCCGAGGAAGCGGGCCTGACCATTTACGGCGCGGGCGGCGCGGGCGGCGCGCCCGGCCCCAACAGCCTGGACGCCTTTGCGGACGGCATGCGCCTCCCCGCAGTGCTGGTGCTCGGCAATGAGGACAAGGGCCTGCGGCCCGGCGTGGCCAAACGCTGCGCGCATATGCTGCGCATTCCGCTGGCCCGGCCTTTTGATTCCCTCAACGTGGCCCAGGCCGGAGCCGTGCTGCTGGGCCTGGCCGCGTCGGCACGCTCTCGGGGCTCTGTAGTGTAG
- the fliQ gene encoding flagellar biosynthesis protein FliQ — MSPDFVIGFGRQAIELCLMMALPMLGVGLGVGVVVSVIQAATQIQEMTLTFIPKIVCMFIALLLALPWLMERMITFTRDVFINIPTYVR; from the coding sequence ATGTCTCCTGATTTCGTCATCGGTTTCGGCCGCCAGGCCATTGAACTCTGTCTGATGATGGCCCTGCCCATGCTGGGCGTGGGCCTGGGCGTGGGCGTGGTGGTCAGCGTGATCCAGGCGGCCACCCAGATTCAGGAAATGACCCTGACCTTCATCCCCAAAATCGTCTGCATGTTCATTGCCCTGCTGCTGGCTCTGCCCTGGCTCATGGAGCGGATGATCACCTTCACCCGCGACGTGTTCATCAACATCCCCACTTATGTGAGATAA
- the fliO gene encoding flagellar biosynthetic protein FliO — protein MASRYVSVAAAATDPGLSGQAVRGVVDGAAAVPRPMGLEDAVRAAGEHVARGLEQAGRIMGQAVERATDHAANQAVAGGHVSSLGQTSFSWGGYMQAVGILFLLLAVLWLLVWLVRRYGRFNFLPRPGALPRGALVMEAQMPLGPRKGLMVVRFLNRRLLLGVTDQQITLLTEEDAHHEPHDADFHEIMEEARRGGPADGKPADPAA, from the coding sequence TTGGCTAGCCGGTACGTTTCAGTGGCGGCCGCCGCGACTGACCCCGGCCTTTCGGGCCAGGCGGTGCGCGGCGTGGTGGACGGTGCCGCGGCGGTTCCGCGGCCCATGGGCCTGGAGGACGCGGTCCGGGCAGCCGGTGAGCATGTGGCGCGCGGTCTGGAGCAGGCGGGCCGGATCATGGGCCAGGCCGTGGAGCGCGCGACGGATCATGCCGCGAATCAGGCCGTTGCGGGCGGCCACGTCTCCAGCCTCGGCCAGACCTCGTTCAGTTGGGGCGGCTATATGCAGGCCGTGGGCATTCTTTTTTTGCTGCTGGCCGTGCTCTGGCTGCTGGTCTGGCTGGTGCGGCGCTACGGGCGGTTCAATTTTCTGCCGCGTCCGGGAGCCCTGCCGCGCGGCGCGCTGGTCATGGAGGCCCAGATGCCGCTGGGACCGCGCAAAGGACTTATGGTGGTACGTTTCTTGAATAGAAGGTTGCTGCTGGGGGTTACTGACCAGCAGATCACCCTTCTGACGGAGGAAGACGCGCACCATGAGCCGCACGACGCAGATTTTCACGAGATCATGGAGGAAGCCCGGCGCGGCGGGCCTGCTGACGGCAAGCCTGCTGATCCTGCTGCCTGA
- a CDS encoding lytic transglycosylase domain-containing protein, with translation MAQHTTSFRAPGAFWLLVAAFCLLLAGGCATRQGKGPEVSTPSLMLPDDESASPLTRTELAALKSTGQIDKNVPADAMPDVARQYKYFLRKGRNTMSVFSKRSEQYLAYARKVFRSRGMPDELAYLAIVESGYRVDAKSPAGAAGAWQFMPYTGMKYGLNQDWWMDERLDPYKATEAAADYLQKLYGDFGDWPTAIAAYNAGEGKMSRAKQGTGGRDFFEVKARNHKLDDKAQLREETKQYVPRFLAVAKIMRNLPQLGFDPIHPDKAPGVLRFTARPGTDLMAFSSACRLSWEEFRDYNPHHKRPITSTERASFVYVPARYEREATAFLRSPQANAYADWRPVKVATSADSWDKISRRCNVPVARLKAANPGNDRLRAGEMVLVPRSVNMSATAVAALDSRDARGSGDARQGKKERLKPGGDRRAPARATEVAVGGSHKLQADETLYAVARKYNVSLKDLQDCNQIDNPNKVRAGCVLRIPGKAVAEAAPSSGGSSGRVGKPGRKTTYTVQAKDSLWNIARKHNVSVDDLKRWNNVDEKSLRAGAKLVVNLD, from the coding sequence ATGGCACAACATACAACAAGTTTTCGCGCGCCGGGGGCGTTCTGGCTGCTGGTTGCGGCTTTCTGCCTGCTGTTGGCGGGCGGCTGCGCCACGCGCCAGGGCAAAGGGCCGGAGGTTTCCACCCCGTCCCTCATGCTGCCCGACGACGAAAGCGCTTCTCCTTTAACCCGGACTGAACTGGCGGCCCTCAAGTCCACCGGACAGATCGACAAGAACGTGCCCGCCGACGCCATGCCGGACGTGGCCCGCCAATATAAGTATTTCCTGCGCAAAGGCCGCAATACCATGAGCGTGTTTTCCAAGCGTTCCGAACAGTACCTGGCCTATGCCCGCAAGGTCTTCCGCTCGCGCGGCATGCCCGACGAGCTGGCCTATCTGGCTATTGTGGAAAGCGGCTACAGGGTTGACGCCAAATCTCCGGCGGGCGCCGCCGGGGCCTGGCAATTCATGCCCTATACCGGCATGAAATACGGTCTGAATCAGGACTGGTGGATGGACGAGCGTCTGGACCCTTACAAGGCTACGGAGGCCGCCGCCGATTATCTGCAGAAACTCTACGGCGATTTCGGGGACTGGCCCACGGCCATTGCGGCCTACAATGCCGGTGAAGGCAAGATGAGCCGCGCCAAACAGGGCACCGGCGGCCGTGACTTCTTTGAGGTCAAGGCACGCAATCACAAGCTGGACGACAAGGCCCAGCTGCGGGAAGAAACCAAACAATATGTGCCCCGCTTTTTGGCCGTGGCAAAAATTATGCGCAACCTGCCGCAACTGGGCTTTGACCCCATTCATCCGGACAAGGCCCCCGGCGTGCTGCGCTTCACGGCCCGGCCCGGTACGGATCTGATGGCCTTTTCCAGCGCCTGCCGTTTGAGCTGGGAAGAGTTTCGCGATTATAACCCGCACCACAAGCGGCCCATCACTTCCACGGAGCGCGCTTCTTTCGTCTACGTTCCGGCGCGATACGAACGGGAGGCCACGGCTTTTCTGCGTTCGCCCCAGGCCAACGCCTATGCGGACTGGCGTCCGGTCAAGGTGGCCACCTCGGCGGACTCCTGGGACAAGATCAGCCGTCGCTGCAATGTGCCCGTGGCCCGTTTGAAAGCGGCCAATCCCGGCAATGACCGGCTGCGGGCCGGAGAAATGGTGCTGGTGCCCCGTTCGGTGAACATGTCGGCCACGGCTGTGGCCGCCTTGGACTCGAGAGACGCCAGGGGGTCCGGCGATGCGCGGCAGGGTAAAAAAGAACGCCTGAAACCCGGCGGCGATCGCCGCGCCCCGGCGCGCGCCACGGAAGTGGCCGTCGGCGGCAGCCATAAGCTGCAAGCGGACGAAACCCTTTATGCCGTGGCCCGCAAATACAATGTGAGCCTCAAGGATTTGCAGGACTGCAACCAGATCGACAATCCCAACAAGGTCCGGGCGGGCTGCGTTCTGCGCATTCCGGGCAAGGCCGTGGCCGAGGCCGCGCCGTCTTCCGGCGGCTCCAGCGGTCGCGTGGGCAAGCCCGGTCGCAAAACCACCTATACGGTGCAGGCCAAGGACAGCCTCTGGAATATCGCGCGCAAACACAATGTCAGCGTGGACGATCTCAAACGCTGGAACAATGTGGACGAGAAAAGCCTGCGCGCCGGAGCCAAACTGGTAGTGAACCTGGACTAA
- a CDS encoding 4Fe-4S binding protein: MREIVVISGKGGTGKTTVCAAFAHLAENAVICDLDVDVPDLHIVLDPRVEREEVFISGHTAEIVQDLCVQCGRCADLCRFGAVRNEDGRFVIDPLDCEGCGVCRALCPARAIDFPERRCGLWRISETRFGPFVHAQLEPGQENSGRLVSLLKQQARELAAAQGRELILCDGSPGVGCPVISSLAGASLAVAVVEPTPSGRHDFERVATLCRHFRIPVAVVINKADLNPAEAEAIRRFAVEQGHSLAGEIPFDPQATRAMIRRQALTEEDTPLAAVLASIWKRVRALADAMPVRRENLNPVHRG, from the coding sequence ATGCGTGAGATTGTGGTCATCAGCGGCAAGGGCGGCACGGGTAAAACCACGGTCTGCGCGGCCTTTGCGCATCTGGCCGAAAATGCGGTCATCTGCGATCTGGATGTGGACGTGCCTGATCTGCACATTGTGCTGGACCCGCGCGTGGAGCGGGAGGAAGTTTTCATTTCCGGCCATACGGCGGAAATCGTGCAGGATCTCTGCGTCCAATGCGGCCGTTGCGCGGACCTTTGCCGCTTCGGAGCGGTTCGCAATGAAGACGGACGTTTTGTCATCGACCCCCTGGATTGCGAGGGCTGCGGCGTGTGTCGCGCACTCTGTCCGGCTCGGGCCATTGACTTTCCCGAGCGACGCTGCGGCCTCTGGCGGATCAGCGAAACGCGCTTCGGCCCCTTTGTGCACGCCCAGCTGGAGCCCGGACAGGAGAATTCCGGCCGCCTGGTCAGTCTGCTCAAGCAGCAGGCCCGCGAGCTGGCCGCCGCGCAGGGTCGGGAGCTGATTCTCTGTGACGGCTCGCCGGGCGTGGGCTGTCCGGTGATCAGCTCGCTGGCGGGCGCGTCCCTGGCCGTGGCCGTGGTGGAGCCCACGCCCTCCGGGCGGCATGATTTCGAGCGGGTGGCGACACTCTGCCGACACTTCCGCATACCCGTGGCCGTGGTCATCAACAAGGCCGACCTCAATCCGGCCGAAGCCGAGGCCATCCGGCGCTTTGCCGTCGAGCAGGGGCATAGCCTGGCCGGAGAAATCCCCTTTGATCCCCAGGCGACCCGCGCCATGATCCGGCGGCAGGCGCTTACTGAGGAAGATACTCCCCTTGCCGCCGTGCTGGCGTCCATCTGGAAGCGCGTGCGCGCTCTGGCCGACGCAATGCCGGTACGGCGTGAAAACCTTAACCCTGTACACAGAGGATAG